In Halapricum desulfuricans, a single window of DNA contains:
- a CDS encoding DsbA family protein, protein MTERTSTTRRGFLVSGAVAGSVGLAGCGALSRGGTKTTVDPDAETLPTPVRGDSNADVTVMAFEDYVCGHCATFVLDHLPDLISEYVEPGTVRYEHHDFPLPLSDESWRAPNAARAVQDTVGEDAFWEFSHGLYENQSDLGPSLYETLAEEVGADPETVRSAAVDETYETTVVADRQYGDSLGVDSTPTVFVNGNALGRYDFETVSQAVDDAL, encoded by the coding sequence ATGACAGAGCGAACGTCGACGACACGCCGCGGGTTCCTCGTGAGCGGGGCTGTCGCGGGCTCAGTCGGGCTCGCCGGCTGTGGTGCACTCAGCCGTGGGGGAACGAAAACGACGGTCGATCCGGACGCCGAGACGCTTCCGACACCAGTTCGAGGTGACTCGAACGCCGACGTGACCGTTATGGCGTTCGAGGATTACGTCTGTGGCCACTGTGCGACCTTTGTTCTCGACCATCTCCCGGATCTCATCAGCGAGTACGTCGAGCCGGGAACGGTCCGATACGAACACCACGATTTCCCGCTTCCGCTGAGCGACGAATCCTGGCGCGCACCCAACGCCGCTCGGGCCGTTCAGGATACCGTCGGCGAAGACGCGTTCTGGGAGTTCTCACACGGACTGTACGAAAACCAGTCGGATCTCGGCCCGTCGCTCTACGAAACGCTGGCCGAAGAGGTCGGTGCCGATCCGGAAACCGTCAGATCGGCTGCCGTCGACGAAACGTACGAAACGACGGTCGTAGCCGACAGACAGTACGGCGACAGCCTCGGCGTCGACTCGACCCCGACGGTTTTCGTGAACGGTAACGCCCTCGGTCGCTACGACTTCGAGACGGTCTCGCAGGCCGTCGACGACGCGCTGTGA
- a CDS encoding DUF2797 domain-containing protein, translating to MARAKSLRALRSGVQIVGYETDTPGEEPALLLADDGDVQRRALQPGERLELSLKQRHCAGTIDGSGDTLRHLACDAQQAPYCPQHTDRWPCARCTGDCDLPLSTCREEHAVYLAAFAPATFKVGVTRSWRLETRLREQGADRAAHIRTVENGRIARQIEADIATDVGDRVRVPTKIEGLHRTVDADAWADLLAGYDPIATYTFDYGLDIDDRPVVETMATGTIRGSKGRVLVLERAGSTYAVDMRQLIGYDVGRQAASRQLQSSLSAFE from the coding sequence ATGGCAAGGGCCAAATCCCTCCGGGCGCTACGGTCGGGCGTGCAAATCGTCGGCTACGAGACGGACACGCCGGGCGAGGAACCGGCGCTGCTGCTCGCGGACGACGGGGACGTCCAGCGGCGGGCGCTTCAGCCGGGTGAGCGACTCGAGCTGTCCTTAAAACAGCGCCACTGTGCCGGGACGATTGACGGCTCCGGCGACACGCTTCGCCATCTCGCCTGTGACGCTCAGCAGGCACCGTACTGTCCCCAGCACACCGACCGCTGGCCGTGTGCGCGCTGCACGGGAGACTGTGACCTCCCGCTTTCGACGTGTCGGGAAGAGCACGCCGTCTATCTGGCGGCGTTCGCACCGGCGACGTTCAAGGTCGGCGTCACCCGATCGTGGCGGCTCGAAACCCGGCTCCGCGAGCAGGGGGCGGATCGAGCAGCCCACATCCGAACCGTCGAGAACGGTCGCATCGCCAGACAGATCGAGGCGGACATCGCGACCGACGTGGGCGACCGCGTCCGCGTCCCGACGAAGATCGAGGGCCTGCACCGCACTGTCGATGCCGACGCCTGGGCTGATCTCCTCGCGGGGTACGACCCCATCGCGACGTATACCTTCGACTACGGGCTTGATATCGACGATCGGCCGGTCGTCGAGACGATGGCGACCGGGACGATCCGAGGCAGCAAGGGGCGGGTGCTCGTGCTCGAGCGGGCGGGGAGCACCTACGCCGTGGACATGCGTCAGCTGATCGGGTACGACGTGGGCCGTCAGGCCGCATCGCGGCAGTTACAGTCCAGTCTGAGTGCTTTCGAGTGA
- a CDS encoding DUF7490 domain-containing protein codes for MQREHALVGAAAVVLVVAVLLALIAPGALADGEDDPEPQPEGRLDLSEIRLTPAAVSEDSATLTVTNWLAHEGGTSENVSLLVRAIDTDTGFVETRAGSDVGDLEGDRDEPVELNVTVERSGGYRFETLVFVDGERRTTRSTEIDGVKALRPAAARTGLQFHEFGPLFPTVTYDIVSTDDDTVTINTTAFLTNHGDQPAEDLQLLVRARQSDSNIVADRATVGVEDVRPGRTGTPTARLSVPDNYSYQLDAILTRDDVIVDTAAAGANLDPTETIEVNRTTRSIDLNVDDFVGDDSDDRREREPETATPETGGGDGPGFGVAVALVAVLTSALIFRRTHD; via the coding sequence GTGCAACGCGAACACGCACTTGTGGGGGCGGCGGCGGTGGTGCTCGTCGTCGCCGTCCTGCTCGCGCTGATCGCACCGGGGGCCCTCGCAGACGGCGAGGACGATCCGGAGCCGCAACCGGAAGGGAGACTGGACCTCTCCGAGATCCGTCTCACGCCCGCGGCAGTCTCCGAGGACTCGGCGACGCTGACGGTGACGAACTGGCTCGCCCACGAGGGCGGCACGTCGGAGAACGTCTCGCTGCTCGTCCGCGCGATCGACACTGATACCGGCTTCGTCGAGACGCGCGCGGGGAGCGACGTCGGGGACCTCGAAGGCGACCGCGACGAGCCGGTCGAGCTGAACGTGACCGTCGAGCGATCGGGTGGCTACCGCTTCGAGACGCTGGTCTTCGTCGACGGCGAGCGCCGAACGACTCGTTCGACGGAGATCGACGGCGTCAAAGCCCTCCGGCCGGCCGCCGCGAGGACGGGGCTTCAGTTTCACGAGTTCGGCCCGCTGTTCCCGACGGTAACCTATGACATCGTCTCGACGGACGATGACACTGTGACGATCAACACGACGGCGTTTCTGACCAACCACGGCGATCAGCCGGCCGAAGACCTCCAGTTGCTCGTGCGCGCCCGGCAATCGGATTCGAACATCGTCGCCGACCGCGCCACTGTCGGGGTCGAAGACGTCCGTCCGGGGCGGACGGGCACGCCGACCGCGCGCCTGTCGGTCCCTGACAACTACTCCTATCAGCTCGACGCGATCCTGACCCGTGACGACGTGATCGTCGATACCGCGGCCGCTGGGGCGAACCTCGATCCCACGGAGACCATCGAGGTGAACCGGACGACCCGTTCGATCGACCTGAACGTCGACGACTTCGTCGGGGACGACTCCGACGACAGGCGTGAACGCGAACCCGAAACCGCGACCCCTGAGACCGGCGGCGGTGACGGTCCCGGCTTCGGCGTCGCCGTCGCGCTGGTCGCCGTTCTCACAAGCGCGCTCATATTCAGACGGACACATGACTGA
- the pan1 gene encoding proteasome-activating nucleotidase Pan1 codes for MTDTVDEVNLPYDEDASQQEKIEALQERLEVLESQNEEMRDKLLDANAENNKYQQKLERLTHENKKLKQSPLFIATVQELTDEGVIIKQHGNNQEALTEVTEEMREDLEPDARVAVNNSLSIVKSLDDETDVRARVMEVDQSPDVGYEDIGGIQEQIEEVRETVEMPLKSPGMFEEVGIDPPSGVLLHGPPGTGKTMMAKAVANQTDATFIKMAGSELVHKFIGEGAKLVRDLFELARQHEPAVIFIDEIDAIASKRTESKTSGDAEVQRTMMQLLSEMDGFEDRGEIRIIAATNRFDMLDRAILRPGRFDRLIEVPKPDKEGREQIFRIHTRDMNLAESVDFESLAEEVTEASGADIKAICTEAGMFAIRDDRSEIVEQDFYDAWEKIQQEAEDDEEISRTFQ; via the coding sequence ATGACGGACACCGTCGATGAAGTCAATCTCCCGTACGACGAGGACGCCTCCCAGCAGGAAAAGATCGAGGCCCTGCAGGAGCGTCTCGAAGTGCTGGAGTCACAGAACGAAGAGATGCGAGACAAGTTACTCGACGCGAACGCCGAGAACAACAAGTACCAGCAGAAACTCGAGCGACTCACCCACGAGAACAAGAAGCTCAAGCAGTCGCCGCTGTTCATCGCCACCGTGCAGGAACTCACCGACGAGGGGGTCATCATCAAACAGCACGGCAACAACCAGGAAGCGCTGACCGAGGTCACCGAGGAGATGCGCGAGGACCTCGAACCCGACGCCCGGGTCGCGGTCAACAATTCCCTGTCGATCGTCAAATCGCTCGACGACGAGACCGACGTCCGCGCCCGCGTGATGGAAGTCGACCAGAGCCCCGACGTCGGCTACGAGGACATCGGCGGCATTCAGGAGCAGATCGAGGAGGTCCGCGAGACCGTCGAGATGCCCCTGAAGAGTCCCGGCATGTTCGAGGAGGTCGGGATCGACCCGCCCAGCGGCGTCCTGCTGCACGGCCCGCCGGGCACGGGCAAGACGATGATGGCCAAGGCCGTCGCCAACCAGACCGACGCCACGTTCATCAAGATGGCCGGCTCGGAACTGGTCCACAAGTTCATCGGCGAGGGCGCGAAGCTCGTCCGGGACCTGTTCGAGCTGGCTCGCCAGCACGAACCCGCCGTCATCTTCATCGACGAGATTGACGCGATCGCGAGCAAGCGCACCGAGTCGAAGACCTCCGGCGACGCGGAGGTCCAGCGGACGATGATGCAACTGCTCAGCGAGATGGACGGTTTCGAGGACCGCGGGGAGATCCGGATCATCGCCGCGACCAACCGCTTCGACATGCTCGACCGGGCGATCCTCCGGCCCGGCCGCTTCGACCGCCTCATCGAGGTGCCAAAGCCCGACAAGGAGGGGCGCGAACAGATCTTCCGCATCCACACCCGGGACATGAACCTCGCCGAGAGCGTCGACTTCGAGTCGCTGGCGGAGGAGGTTACCGAGGCCTCCGGGGCGGACATCAAGGCCATCTGCACTGAGGCCGGAATGTTCGCCATCCGCGACGACCGCTCCGAGATCGTCGAACAGGATTTCTACGACGCCTGGGAGAAGATCCAGCAGGAAGCCGAGGACGACGAAGAGATCTCCCGAACGTTCCAGTAA
- a CDS encoding MarR family transcriptional regulator, producing MSTTEPIATDAPTDHDREALRELPPSAKLVAKALEYNDQLTQSQLAEETLLPGRTVRYALNRLEEIGVVDARFSFTDARKRVYSLQTE from the coding sequence ATGAGCACGACCGAGCCGATCGCTACGGATGCACCGACGGACCACGACCGAGAGGCACTGCGAGAGCTCCCCCCGAGCGCGAAGCTCGTCGCAAAAGCCCTAGAGTACAACGATCAGTTGACCCAGAGTCAACTCGCCGAGGAGACGCTGTTGCCCGGCCGGACGGTCCGGTACGCGCTGAACCGGCTGGAGGAGATCGGCGTCGTCGACGCTCGCTTCTCCTTTACCGACGCCCGCAAGCGCGTCTACTCGCTGCAGACCGAGTGA
- a CDS encoding site-specific integrase has protein sequence MRLEATAKDDEYKVWMTDTELEELRRHAATHRDDLIIQLGGYVGLRAFEIPQIEPRHVRRTEDGEHYRLRVPEGKDTSGNGGKPRNAYLPRDVESDIHRYANAENVDRHQPLVELSERGVRDVVKRTAERAAEATGDDDYRYVSSHDLRRRFAQRLLVEKQVNPRVVMQVGGWDSFQAIEPYLNAPTPEVVNEAFEEAGLV, from the coding sequence ATGAGATTGGAGGCGACTGCAAAAGACGACGAGTACAAAGTCTGGATGACAGACACGGAGCTCGAAGAGCTCCGACGGCACGCTGCTACCCACCGTGACGACCTGATCATCCAGCTCGGCGGGTACGTCGGTCTGCGTGCGTTCGAGATTCCTCAGATCGAACCGCGGCACGTCCGGCGGACGGAGGACGGCGAACACTACCGGCTCCGCGTCCCCGAGGGCAAGGACACGAGCGGAAACGGGGGGAAGCCACGGAATGCATACCTGCCCCGGGACGTAGAAAGCGATATTCACCGGTACGCGAACGCCGAGAACGTTGACCGGCATCAGCCGCTCGTGGAACTGTCCGAACGCGGCGTCCGAGATGTCGTAAAGCGGACTGCCGAGCGTGCGGCGGAAGCAACCGGTGACGACGACTATCGGTACGTCTCCAGCCACGATCTCCGCCGGCGGTTCGCGCAGCGCCTCCTTGTCGAGAAGCAGGTGAATCCCCGCGTCGTGATGCAGGTTGGTGGATGGGACTCCTTCCAGGCCATCGAACCGTATCTGAACGCGCCGACGCCCGAAGTCGTGAACGAGGCCTTCGAGGAGGCTGGTCTCGTATGA